In Bacteroidota bacterium, a single genomic region encodes these proteins:
- a CDS encoding NADH-quinone oxidoreductase subunit A, translating into MSSEAIILFFLVGAFLVGVAILFSSFVPPTSTNPVKNDPYECGIPTQGVAWLQFNIGYYLYAILFLVFDVETVFLFPWAVVMKQVGAVAFVEIVIFFLILGLGLLYAWKKGALKWL; encoded by the coding sequence ATGAGTAGTGAAGCAATAATTTTATTCTTTTTAGTCGGAGCTTTTCTGGTGGGAGTAGCTATACTTTTTTCCAGTTTTGTGCCTCCAACTTCTACAAATCCTGTAAAGAATGATCCTTATGAATGTGGAATTCCTACGCAGGGTGTTGCATGGTTGCAATTTAATATTGGTTACTACCTTTATGCCATATTGTTTTTGGTCTTCGATGTAGAAACAGTGTTTTTGTTTCCATGGGCTGTTGTCATGAAACAAGTCGGTGCGGTTGCATTTGTTGAAATTGTTATTTTCTTTTTGATATTAGGTTTAGGTTTGTTGTACGCATGGAAGAAAGGGGCTTTGAAATGGCTATAA
- a CDS encoding 4'-phosphopantetheinyl transferase superfamily protein — MEKIKLLTEDIHIWQAFIDDRFNDLMDMNIFCEEEKLRAESFKFDIDRYYYLARHTLLRKILGKYLDPEEIKFKYNDHKKPVLLISPSSPDLNFNLSFSSGHFILAICRGTEIGVDIERVKELDKLDQVARTNFTAREYHQLMELPEELRKQYFFKLWTRKEAVMKGKGEGFYLSPLDFEISFRKMDGIQQVIIPGAKRKDNTWKVSGVHTSENCEAAVATQKTNFKISYFEFLI, encoded by the coding sequence ATGGAAAAAATTAAGCTTTTAACTGAAGATATTCATATCTGGCAGGCATTTATTGACGATAGGTTCAATGACCTGATGGATATGAATATTTTTTGTGAAGAAGAAAAGCTCAGGGCAGAATCGTTCAAGTTCGATATCGACAGGTATTATTATCTGGCAAGGCATACACTTTTAAGAAAAATCCTGGGCAAATACCTTGATCCGGAGGAGATTAAATTTAAATATAACGATCATAAAAAGCCGGTATTGCTTATTTCTCCTTCATCCCCGGATTTGAATTTTAACCTGTCTTTTTCGTCCGGTCATTTCATTCTGGCTATCTGCCGGGGAACTGAAATAGGCGTTGATATTGAAAGGGTCAAAGAGTTGGATAAACTTGACCAGGTAGCCCGGACAAATTTTACGGCACGGGAATACCATCAGCTTATGGAACTTCCCGAAGAGCTGAGAAAACAATATTTTTTCAAACTTTGGACCCGGAAAGAAGCTGTCATGAAAGGGAAAGGAGAGGGGTTTTATCTTTCACCCCTTGATTTTGAAATTTCTTTCAGGAAGATGGACGGCATTCAGCAGGTAATTATTCCTGGTGCCAAGCGTAAAGATAATACCTGGAAGGTGTCAGGCGTTCATACTTCAGAAAATTGCGAAGCAGCTGTTGCCACTCAAAAAACAAATTTCAAAATAAGTTATTTTGAATTTTTAATTTGA